A genome region from Labilibaculum antarcticum includes the following:
- a CDS encoding triphosphoribosyl-dephospho-CoA synthase, with protein MENVIKEILEAKEMRSKERLKISEVKNISVSLSINIPGAPKSDDQFKLFFAECLSDLKRFLLSYRIIIDEKREIFQSDAAGDFYLVPVYGKEISAKEIKEITELFEMEHSLGRLLDVDITDGQGNPVSSGKAKNCYFCEEHPAVYCMRKQTHDYSKMRNVIKNDISGFLQERRKSRVCKDLAVFALKALLHEVSLSPKPGLVDRFSNGSHSDMDFATFLNSSAVLSVYFREIAEFGFSFSSVHIKDALPKLRQFGLQMEEDMFRETNGVNTHKGAIFLLGFSLFVSANQIKNYNFSYLSFVNQIKELNGSLVENELGKKLYSSIKTHGEECFEKYGAKGRGIRGEIQSGLPCVFNYAIPVLSSHFDLMETETDEVIQAGLTQTLLILIANNKDSNILYRKGEKVLDELMEISQQSFKVFGTNTFDSKYKELIEYCDVNQISPGGSADLLAVTYFIYLVNKKYNSGIFNTI; from the coding sequence ATGGAGAATGTCATAAAAGAAATTTTAGAGGCTAAAGAGATGCGATCGAAGGAGAGACTGAAGATTTCTGAGGTTAAAAATATTTCCGTAAGTCTAAGCATAAACATTCCTGGCGCTCCAAAATCAGATGATCAGTTTAAGTTGTTCTTCGCCGAGTGCTTATCTGATTTAAAGCGATTTTTACTTTCTTACAGAATTATTATTGATGAGAAGAGGGAGATTTTTCAATCTGATGCGGCAGGAGATTTTTATCTGGTGCCTGTATATGGTAAAGAAATCTCTGCAAAAGAAATAAAAGAGATTACAGAGCTTTTTGAAATGGAACATTCTTTGGGCAGACTATTGGATGTTGATATTACTGATGGTCAAGGGAATCCTGTTTCGTCGGGAAAAGCTAAAAATTGCTATTTCTGTGAAGAGCATCCGGCAGTGTATTGCATGAGAAAGCAAACTCATGATTATTCAAAAATGAGAAATGTTATTAAAAATGATATAAGTGGCTTTTTGCAGGAAAGAAGGAAAAGCAGAGTTTGTAAGGATTTGGCGGTATTTGCTCTAAAAGCACTTTTGCACGAAGTTTCTCTTTCTCCAAAACCAGGTTTAGTCGATCGATTTTCGAACGGATCGCATTCCGATATGGATTTTGCTACGTTTTTAAATTCCAGTGCCGTACTTTCAGTTTATTTTAGAGAGATAGCCGAGTTTGGCTTTTCTTTTTCTTCAGTCCATATAAAAGATGCATTGCCAAAATTACGTCAATTTGGTTTGCAAATGGAAGAGGATATGTTTAGGGAAACCAATGGAGTGAACACACACAAAGGGGCAATATTTTTATTGGGGTTTTCATTATTTGTAAGTGCCAATCAAATTAAAAACTATAATTTTTCCTATCTCTCATTTGTTAATCAGATAAAGGAATTAAATGGTAGTTTGGTTGAAAATGAATTGGGAAAGAAACTTTACAGCAGTATAAAAACCCATGGAGAAGAGTGTTTTGAGAAATATGGAGCGAAAGGAAGAGGTATCCGAGGGGAAATTCAATCCGGCTTGCCTTGTGTTTTTAATTACGCGATTCCGGTTTTAAGTTCTCATTTCGATCTAATGGAAACAGAAACTGATGAAGTTATTCAGGCAGGACTTACCCAAACTCTGTTGATATTAATTGCAAACAATAAGGATAGTAATATTTTGTATCGCAAAGGAGAAAAGGTTCTCGATGAATTAATGGAGATTTCTCAGCAGTCTTTTAAAGTTTTTGGAACTAATACTTTTGATTCAAAGTACAAGGAGTTAATAGAGTATTGCGATGTAAATCAGATATCACCAGGAGGCTCTGCTGATTTGTTGGCAGTTACTTATTTTATATATCTGGTAAATAAAAAATATAATTCGGGAATATTTAATACAATTTAA
- a CDS encoding [citrate (pro-3S)-lyase] ligase, translating to MGVENTDYREGSLDLQNPFDVKLVSEFLEELGFEFDPTDVDYTMILFNLNQEVIGTGSYKGRVLKYVAVCPKFREGAAFAQIVTHLIELVILEHKHIFVYTKPHNLEVFKGLGFTEIATAEPLFSVLEFGYENIKTYQDYLRSIKQDITIGGIAAIVVNCNPFTKGHKYLIEKACAENRVVYLFIVEEDRSSFTFDIRWRLIKEELGQIKNLVMVKGGDYVVSGTIFPCYFLKDEKKCDIAAKQAELDVITFLHYIVPILKINRRYVGTEMYSPVTAAYNEAMIKYLPTNGVELLEIPRITQGSADNYISASKIRKAIREDRLNDVLDCLPDSTKNYLLSEESAEIREKIRNTVCRH from the coding sequence ATGGGCGTTGAGAATACAGATTATAGGGAAGGTTCTTTAGACTTGCAAAATCCCTTTGATGTAAAACTAGTTTCTGAATTTTTAGAGGAATTGGGTTTTGAGTTCGATCCTACAGATGTCGATTATACAATGATTTTGTTTAATTTGAATCAGGAGGTTATTGGAACTGGGTCATATAAAGGAAGAGTGCTTAAGTATGTCGCTGTTTGTCCTAAATTTAGAGAGGGAGCGGCTTTTGCGCAAATAGTTACACATTTAATAGAATTGGTGATTCTTGAGCATAAACATATTTTTGTTTATACGAAGCCTCATAATTTAGAAGTTTTTAAAGGCTTAGGATTTACAGAAATTGCAACAGCAGAACCATTGTTCTCCGTCTTGGAATTTGGTTATGAGAATATCAAAACCTATCAGGATTATTTGCGATCAATAAAACAAGATATAACCATTGGTGGCATCGCAGCCATAGTTGTAAATTGCAATCCCTTTACTAAAGGACACAAATACTTAATAGAAAAGGCTTGTGCTGAGAATCGGGTTGTCTACTTATTTATTGTAGAGGAGGATCGTTCTTCTTTTACATTTGATATTAGATGGAGATTGATTAAAGAAGAATTGGGGCAGATTAAAAATCTGGTAATGGTGAAAGGGGGAGACTATGTCGTTTCGGGAACGATTTTCCCTTGTTATTTTTTGAAAGACGAGAAAAAATGTGACATTGCTGCCAAACAAGCTGAATTGGACGTAATTACCTTTTTACATTACATTGTTCCAATTTTAAAAATCAATAGAAGATACGTTGGAACCGAAATGTATTCGCCGGTTACTGCTGCATACAACGAAGCCATGATTAAATATTTGCCAACTAATGGGGTTGAGCTTCTTGAGATTCCAAGAATTACACAAGGTAGTGCGGATAATTATATTTCGGCTTCGAAAATTAGAAAAGCCATTCGAGAAGATCGGCTGAATGATGTATTAGATTGTTTACCCGATTCAACAAAGAATTATTTGTTATCGGAGGAGTCGGCTGAAATAAGAGAAAAGATAAGGAACACTGTTTGCAGACATTAA
- a CDS encoding PQ-loop repeat-containing protein produces the protein MQANEIIGWIGSILFAICALPQVIHTFKTKKTDDLNELFLWLWFWGEVLTLCYIFIDDVATKNYHIPLYFNYLFNILLLFYLIFAKYTYNSKPTTLSIIRKRLGL, from the coding sequence ATGCAGGCAAACGAAATTATTGGATGGATTGGAAGCATTCTATTCGCAATTTGTGCTCTACCACAAGTAATCCATACATTTAAAACAAAAAAAACAGATGATCTTAATGAACTGTTTTTATGGCTTTGGTTTTGGGGTGAAGTATTAACTCTATGTTATATTTTCATAGATGACGTAGCCACTAAAAACTACCATATTCCATTGTACTTCAACTACCTGTTCAATATACTTCTGCTTTTTTATCTGATATTTGCAAAATACACCTACAATTCAAAGCCAACTACACTTTCAATTATTAGAAAGCGACTTGGCTTGTAA
- a CDS encoding fused response regulator/phosphatase, which produces MAKVSPNILVVDDDIVILKFIEFTLKGLGYQTALAKNGKEAIDKAKNQHFDLIISDLYMPLMDGNELVKRLRQTPEYQHTPFIFLSGNNEEETWIKNLNDGADDFITKPIKQKVFISKIKSHLKKAYLRKDILDGARKDDISFEKGNLIYCANRIKPFPLPRKHLKTNIRVVYTDSDFFMALQDTNTWGIIIDDKADWAISILDKITEIVSNHIPINILVSDADDMDKMDKLLQSRISGFLFKKLNTKLIIHQINSNVQREHDLKSKYLNALNSAAKRSPIRFENEFQDKIRDYSIQILHQPYDKLPGGDYYEIFDVDQNRKILIVGDVMGKKWDAWFFVPAYIAYIRSTINFFINRQELDFVESPGKFLEIINEYLFKDIQLTEVFTTLSIISLCSSSNKISIASAGALRPFYFDSTEKAISQLNIVGTLLGVVKECKYRSLIQEFNKGDKLFLYTDGYTEAVNDKTGEMIGDEAMFYILDNNKENEIFKPKDVESELKRIYNVSKFDDDRTLLLIQRN; this is translated from the coding sequence ATGGCAAAAGTATCGCCAAACATACTAGTTGTTGATGATGACATAGTTATCCTAAAGTTTATTGAGTTTACTCTAAAAGGCTTGGGTTATCAAACAGCTCTTGCAAAAAACGGGAAAGAGGCCATTGACAAAGCTAAGAACCAGCACTTTGACCTTATAATATCGGATTTATACATGCCATTAATGGATGGCAACGAGCTGGTTAAAAGACTAAGACAAACACCTGAATACCAGCACACCCCCTTCATCTTCCTGTCTGGCAATAACGAGGAAGAAACATGGATTAAAAATCTCAATGACGGTGCGGATGACTTCATTACCAAACCGATAAAACAAAAGGTCTTTATATCGAAGATAAAATCTCATTTAAAAAAGGCATACCTACGAAAAGATATTCTTGACGGTGCCAGAAAAGATGATATCAGCTTTGAAAAAGGGAATCTAATTTATTGTGCAAATAGAATTAAACCTTTTCCTCTTCCTCGAAAACATCTCAAAACAAACATAAGAGTTGTTTACACTGACTCTGATTTTTTTATGGCGCTTCAAGACACCAATACTTGGGGCATTATTATTGATGATAAGGCAGATTGGGCTATTTCCATTTTAGATAAGATCACTGAAATTGTTTCAAATCATATACCTATCAATATCCTTGTATCCGATGCCGATGATATGGATAAAATGGATAAATTATTACAATCTCGAATAAGTGGATTTCTATTCAAAAAACTGAATACTAAACTCATCATCCATCAAATAAACTCTAATGTTCAGAGAGAACACGATTTAAAAAGCAAGTATTTAAACGCACTAAACTCAGCCGCAAAAAGATCCCCAATTCGTTTTGAAAATGAATTTCAGGATAAGATACGCGACTATAGTATTCAAATTCTGCATCAACCATACGACAAATTACCTGGAGGTGATTATTACGAAATTTTTGATGTAGATCAGAATAGAAAAATACTAATAGTGGGTGACGTAATGGGAAAAAAATGGGACGCATGGTTCTTTGTTCCTGCATATATTGCCTACATCCGAAGTACCATTAATTTTTTCATTAACCGACAAGAGTTAGATTTTGTAGAATCGCCCGGTAAATTCCTCGAGATTATCAATGAGTATCTTTTTAAAGACATTCAGCTTACTGAAGTATTCACAACTCTAAGCATTATCTCTCTTTGTTCATCTTCCAATAAAATCAGCATTGCTTCGGCAGGAGCACTTCGACCATTTTACTTTGATAGTACTGAAAAAGCCATTTCTCAATTAAATATTGTTGGAACCTTATTGGGTGTCGTTAAAGAGTGCAAATACAGGAGTTTAATTCAAGAGTTTAACAAAGGAGATAAACTATTTCTTTATACCGATGGATATACAGAAGCTGTTAACGACAAAACTGGTGAAATGATTGGTGATGAAGCAATGTTTTACATTCTTGACAATAATAAGGAAAATGAAATTTTCAAGCCCAAAGATGTAGAGTCCGAATTAAAGAGGATCTACAATGTCTCAAAATTTGATGATGACCGCACACTACTTTTAATCCAAAGAAATTAG
- a CDS encoding STAS domain-containing protein: protein MNIETKQVNSITIMKLGETNRLYALNANIAKEKMNEFLSQPKSRLIVDFEEISFIDSSGFGALLSALKTSKEHKSFIKLCNINKDVMELIELMQLDSIFDILQDQTACINSFSSVE, encoded by the coding sequence ATGAATATTGAAACCAAACAGGTAAACTCTATAACAATAATGAAATTGGGAGAAACCAATCGTTTGTATGCTTTAAACGCAAATATTGCTAAAGAGAAGATGAATGAATTCTTATCTCAACCTAAATCCCGATTAATTGTTGATTTTGAAGAAATAAGTTTCATTGATAGTTCTGGATTTGGAGCACTTTTATCAGCACTTAAAACATCAAAAGAACATAAAAGTTTTATTAAACTTTGCAATATCAATAAAGATGTAATGGAACTTATCGAATTAATGCAATTGGATTCTATTTTTGATATTTTACAGGACCAAACTGCATGTATTAACAGCTTTTCATCAGTCGAATAA
- a CDS encoding Hpt domain-containing protein has protein sequence MTQGKKITDLSYLKEMSGNDNNIIGEMIDIFLEQIPEFEEEISSSFETQNWQELGAIAHKAKSSVRTMGMENSGDCLEQIEQFSKGNLKFELQLKKEKGIEFSPQDEKNWKNVKNETINDIELKHIPELVEEFLKQCPIAKTELEETLGQL, from the coding sequence ATGACTCAAGGTAAAAAGATTACTGATTTGTCCTATTTAAAGGAGATGTCGGGAAATGACAATAACATCATCGGAGAAATGATTGATATCTTTTTAGAACAAATCCCTGAATTTGAAGAAGAAATATCAAGTAGTTTTGAAACTCAAAATTGGCAAGAATTAGGTGCTATTGCACACAAGGCAAAATCATCAGTTCGAACAATGGGAATGGAAAATTCAGGCGATTGTTTAGAGCAAATAGAACAATTTTCAAAAGGAAATCTTAAATTTGAATTACAACTAAAAAAAGAGAAAGGCATTGAATTTAGTCCCCAAGATGAAAAAAACTGGAAAAATGTCAAAAATGAAACCATTAATGACATTGAACTAAAACATATTCCTGAATTAGTTGAGGAATTTTTAAAACAATGTCCTATCGCTAAAACTGAATTAGAAGAAACTTTAGGACAACTTTAA
- a CDS encoding PD40 domain-containing protein: protein MIWKFTSIVFLFVLLLSGNLTGQELLSVKKSGFIENESSRKQAYAFVKEAVALYEKGIGYAPHSLNLFLRAHKLNDNNPELNYNIGVCYLIAGPKEEALNYLLSAQSVNPDISADIHFLIGLAYKYQNNFTKAIVHFKMNKELIEQNNYKEQKELLPISDKHIQECRNGRLLLGNSTEIELQPIEGHVNSEFDEFNPQFLDTCLFFSSRRGLENDNRSLDDQKFFEKLFKSYKGENRWNEIQEEKHDLGDNVNFTLFSKFDDKQFVFYSSNSGAGDLFLAEKVKDKWKIGNAIKFINEKDSRESSASIPQSGDEIYFVSNRKGGFGECDIYYCKKESETKWSKPMNIGGDINTEYDEGDVFVSADGTKLFFSSKGHNTMGGYDIFTCDRQENGVWGKPQNLGYPINSSDNDITYSEDRDGVFYFASERSGGKGGFDIYCQKIPEPVVEEIKEEPVINIPVTIPVVSAKSDSIAKTPERQELIEEDFVYRVQIAAARKVMEPKDIFNRYKGGEVIDHLFVEGWHRYTIGEFSTFKEAAKYRDSCGVKDAFVVLFKGGYRLGLARRPFEGN from the coding sequence ATGATCTGGAAGTTTACTAGCATTGTTTTTTTATTCGTTTTATTGTTATCGGGGAACTTAACCGGGCAAGAATTATTATCTGTTAAGAAATCGGGCTTTATTGAAAATGAGTCGAGCCGAAAACAGGCTTATGCTTTTGTGAAGGAGGCGGTAGCGCTCTACGAGAAAGGAATAGGATATGCACCACATAGTTTAAATCTTTTTTTACGTGCCCACAAGTTAAACGATAATAATCCTGAGTTGAATTATAATATTGGCGTTTGCTATTTAATTGCAGGACCAAAGGAGGAAGCGCTGAACTATTTGTTATCTGCCCAATCAGTTAATCCTGATATTAGTGCTGATATTCATTTTTTAATTGGATTGGCATATAAGTATCAAAATAATTTCACGAAGGCTATTGTTCATTTTAAAATGAATAAAGAGCTAATTGAACAGAACAATTATAAAGAGCAAAAAGAACTTTTACCCATTAGTGATAAACACATTCAGGAGTGCAGAAATGGTAGGTTGTTACTGGGAAATAGTACAGAGATAGAGTTGCAACCTATTGAGGGGCACGTAAATTCAGAATTTGATGAGTTTAATCCTCAATTTTTGGATACTTGTCTATTTTTTAGTTCACGACGAGGATTGGAAAATGATAATAGATCGCTGGACGATCAAAAGTTTTTTGAAAAACTTTTTAAATCTTACAAGGGAGAAAATAGGTGGAATGAAATACAGGAAGAGAAACATGATTTGGGTGACAATGTAAATTTTACATTGTTCTCAAAATTTGATGATAAGCAGTTTGTCTTTTATAGTAGTAATTCAGGAGCAGGTGATTTGTTTTTGGCTGAAAAAGTGAAAGACAAATGGAAAATTGGGAACGCGATTAAATTTATCAACGAAAAGGATTCAAGAGAGAGTTCTGCAAGTATTCCTCAATCGGGCGATGAAATTTATTTTGTAAGTAATCGTAAAGGAGGTTTTGGCGAGTGCGATATTTATTATTGCAAAAAGGAGTCGGAAACTAAATGGTCCAAACCAATGAATATTGGTGGTGATATTAATACAGAATATGATGAAGGAGATGTGTTTGTAAGTGCTGATGGGACAAAGCTATTTTTTAGTTCAAAAGGGCACAATACCATGGGAGGATACGATATATTTACATGTGACCGTCAAGAAAATGGTGTGTGGGGGAAACCGCAAAATCTAGGATATCCAATTAATAGTTCCGATAATGATATTACTTACAGTGAGGATCGTGACGGTGTGTTTTATTTTGCTTCCGAGCGCAGTGGAGGTAAAGGAGGGTTTGATATTTATTGTCAGAAAATACCAGAACCAGTAGTTGAAGAGATTAAAGAGGAGCCCGTAATTAATATTCCTGTTACAATACCTGTTGTAAGTGCGAAGAGTGATTCCATTGCAAAAACTCCTGAAAGACAAGAATTGATTGAAGAGGATTTTGTTTATAGAGTTCAAATTGCTGCAGCAAGAAAAGTAATGGAACCTAAAGATATTTTTAATAGATACAAAGGTGGCGAAGTTATTGATCATTTGTTTGTGGAAGGTTGGCATAGGTATACGATTGGAGAATTTTCAACTTTTAAAGAGGCGGCAAAGTATAGAGATTCTTGTGGAGTTAAGGATGCTTTTGTTGTTCTGTTTAAAGGTGGTTATAGATTAGGACTTGCAAGAAGACCTTTTGAAGGAAACTAA
- the gcvT gene encoding glycine cleavage system aminomethyltransferase GcvT, translating into MKRTVFTSFHEELGAKMAQFAGYNMPIEYTGINNEHKCVREKLGVFDVSHMGEFWVKGPKAFSFVQKLTTNDVAALSDGKVQYSCLPNGKGGIVDDLLVYQIDSEAYLLVVNAANIEKDWNWCCQNAKEMGLEVGTELYNASDEICQLAVQGPLALKAMQKIVDRPIEDMEYYTFQKVTIAGIENAIFSTTGYTGSGGCEIYVSNEDGVKLWNAVMEAGKEFGIQAIGLAARDTLRLEVGFCLYGNDIDDDHTPIEAGLGWITKFVEGNDFIDREFFEKQKEEKPKRRLKGFELVDRGIARHGYKIEDAEGNEIGEVTSGTMAPMIGKSIGLGYVKEGFYKLDTEIFIRVRNKAIKAKITKIPFYKA; encoded by the coding sequence ATGAAAAGAACAGTATTCACTAGCTTTCATGAAGAATTAGGTGCTAAAATGGCACAATTTGCTGGGTATAATATGCCTATTGAATATACAGGAATTAATAATGAGCACAAATGTGTTCGTGAAAAACTAGGAGTTTTTGATGTTTCTCACATGGGAGAGTTTTGGGTAAAGGGCCCAAAGGCTTTTAGTTTTGTTCAAAAGCTTACAACCAATGATGTCGCAGCACTTTCTGATGGAAAAGTTCAGTATAGCTGTTTACCAAACGGTAAAGGCGGAATCGTTGATGATTTATTAGTATATCAAATTGATAGCGAGGCTTATTTATTGGTTGTAAACGCTGCAAATATTGAGAAAGATTGGAATTGGTGTTGTCAAAACGCTAAGGAAATGGGATTGGAAGTTGGAACTGAACTTTATAATGCTTCTGATGAAATTTGTCAGTTGGCAGTACAAGGCCCCTTGGCGCTAAAAGCAATGCAAAAAATTGTAGATCGCCCTATCGAAGATATGGAGTATTATACATTTCAAAAAGTGACTATTGCCGGAATCGAAAATGCAATCTTCTCAACTACTGGCTATACAGGTTCCGGAGGATGTGAAATTTACGTTTCAAACGAAGATGGAGTGAAGCTTTGGAATGCTGTGATGGAAGCAGGAAAAGAATTTGGAATTCAGGCAATTGGTTTAGCTGCTCGGGATACATTACGTTTAGAGGTAGGATTCTGTTTGTACGGAAATGATATTGATGATGATCATACTCCAATTGAAGCCGGTTTAGGCTGGATTACTAAATTTGTGGAAGGAAATGATTTTATTGATCGTGAGTTTTTCGAAAAGCAAAAAGAAGAAAAGCCAAAGCGTAGATTAAAAGGTTTCGAATTGGTGGATAGAGGCATTGCTCGTCATGGATATAAAATTGAAGATGCGGAAGGAAATGAAATTGGTGAAGTAACTTCAGGAACAATGGCTCCAATGATTGGAAAATCAATTGGATTGGGCTATGTTAAGGAAGGTTTCTATAAACTTGACACAGAGATTTTTATTCGTGTTAGAAATAAGGCAATTAAAGCTAAAATCACGAAAATTCCCTTTTATAAGGCATAA